A genome region from Nitrosopumilus sp. includes the following:
- a CDS encoding peptidyl-prolyl cis-trans isomerase, producing MVIKIKCSHILVAKQSESLAILEKIKNGEKFGKLAKEFSIDKGSGKKDGNLGYFTKGMMVKPFEDAAFKLHIGEISEPIKTEFGYHIIKRLE from the coding sequence ATGGTAATCAAGATTAAATGTTCTCACATACTAGTAGCAAAGCAAAGTGAATCATTAGCCATATTAGAGAAGATCAAAAACGGTGAAAAATTTGGAAAGTTGGCAAAAGAGTTCTCAATTGATAAAGGTAGTGGAAAAAAAGATGGCAATCTAGGTTATTTTACAAAAGGCATGATGGTTAAACCATTTGAAGATGCAGCATTTAAACTACATATCGGTGAAATATCAGAACCAATAAAAACTGAATTTGGATATCATATCATCAAAAGACTCGAGTAA
- a CDS encoding helicase-related protein yields the protein MQYFEKKYVKKNSIEERDYQVSLANQAIKENCIVVLPTGLGKTAIALQVIAEYLSKEKGGILFLAPTKVLVNQHYEFLKTHLTLDDISLITGEDSIQKRVKLWSNSVICATPEIARNDLNRQIISPDHFSLVIFDEVHRTIGDYAYSGIAERFENSNIRIVGMTATLPSEKEKASEILTRLKISCVAERREDSPDVKPYTQETHTEWINVELPPELKIIQTLLKLALDERYDVLRKNGIKLAEQQSLSALLRIRQFVLNQNRRSAKPLFTAIRIHYALNILEAHGITPFLKFCERAQAKKGVGVRDLFEIDPNFTRAIYLAKEAQSKGVEHSKIPKLKEILESVPGKALIFTSYRDSVDLIYNKLTEQGISAGILIGKAGETGLKQKKQIEIVQKFRDGLFRVLIATRVGEEGLDIAEVNQVIFYDNVPSSVRYIQRRGRTGRKDAGKLVVLIAKNTIDETYYWIGKRKMTSAKSMGDKMSKILEKNQEMESPKKGLDAFL from the coding sequence ATGCAATATTTTGAGAAAAAATATGTGAAAAAAAACTCTATAGAGGAAAGAGACTATCAAGTAAGTCTTGCCAATCAAGCAATCAAGGAAAATTGTATTGTAGTTTTACCCACCGGCCTTGGAAAAACAGCAATAGCGTTGCAAGTAATCGCAGAATACCTCTCAAAAGAGAAAGGAGGAATTTTATTTTTAGCTCCGACCAAGGTTTTAGTTAACCAACATTATGAATTTTTAAAAACACACCTTACATTGGATGATATCTCCTTAATTACTGGTGAAGACTCTATTCAGAAAAGAGTAAAACTTTGGAGTAATAGTGTAATTTGTGCTACTCCTGAAATTGCTAGAAATGATCTAAACCGACAAATCATATCTCCTGATCATTTCAGTCTCGTTATTTTTGATGAGGTACACAGAACAATTGGCGATTATGCTTATTCTGGAATTGCCGAAAGATTTGAAAATTCCAACATCAGAATTGTTGGAATGACTGCTACACTTCCAAGTGAAAAAGAAAAGGCAAGTGAAATCCTAACAAGACTGAAAATCTCATGTGTAGCAGAGAGAAGAGAAGATAGTCCTGATGTAAAACCATACACGCAAGAAACTCACACTGAATGGATTAACGTAGAACTTCCACCTGAACTTAAAATAATCCAAACTTTGTTGAAATTAGCATTAGATGAAAGATATGATGTACTAAGAAAAAATGGCATAAAACTAGCAGAGCAACAGTCCCTTTCAGCCTTACTTAGAATTCGACAGTTTGTCTTGAATCAAAATAGACGTTCTGCAAAACCATTATTTACCGCAATTCGAATTCATTATGCACTAAATATTCTTGAGGCCCACGGGATTACTCCTTTTCTGAAGTTCTGTGAGCGTGCACAAGCAAAAAAGGGTGTTGGTGTAAGGGATCTCTTTGAGATTGATCCAAACTTTACCAGGGCAATCTACCTGGCAAAAGAAGCACAATCCAAAGGTGTTGAGCATTCAAAGATCCCAAAACTAAAAGAGATTCTTGAATCTGTTCCTGGTAAAGCACTAATCTTTACGAGTTATAGGGATTCAGTTGACTTGATTTACAATAAACTAACTGAACAGGGAATTTCTGCAGGAATTTTAATTGGAAAAGCAGGTGAAACAGGATTAAAACAAAAAAAGCAAATAGAGATTGTACAAAAATTCCGAGATGGGCTCTTTAGAGTGTTGATTGCAACCCGTGTGGGTGAGGAAGGATTAGACATTGCAGAAGTCAACCAAGTAATTTTCTATGACAATGTTCCAAGCTCAGTGAGATATATCCAAAGAAGAGGTAGAACTGGAAGAAAAGATGCTGGTAAACTAGTAGTATTAATTGCTAAAAATACTATAGATGAAACATACTATTGGATTGGAAAGCGGAAGATGACTTCTGCTAAATCTATGGGGGATAAAATGTCTAAGATTTTGGAGAAAAACCAAGAGATGGAATCGCCCAAAAAGGGGCTTGATGCATTCCTTTAG
- a CDS encoding adenylate/guanylate cyclase domain-containing protein, which produces MYSKQIEFKNLINSKDFFDYSKKVKFSQELAQIHQKSENTDSTPSTSDYLIAFSTRPQKFCVGYVDIINSTKISASIIPEKVSTYYEIFLNSMAKIVGMYGGRVIKNIGDCLLFYFPNSTQSSEKGMKNCLQCGTKMIEAQPIISKVIKSKKLPSLNFRISADYGSVVIMNTNTSDQIDLIGPPVNMCAKINHCAGYNEFVIGSDLVQYVKKFEEYKFHEIKSCNIGFRQSYPVYRVN; this is translated from the coding sequence ATGTATAGTAAACAAATAGAATTTAAAAATCTAATTAATTCAAAGGATTTTTTTGATTATTCAAAAAAGGTTAAATTTAGCCAAGAGTTAGCCCAGATACACCAGAAATCAGAAAACACAGATTCAACTCCTTCGACATCGGATTATTTGATAGCATTTTCAACTCGGCCTCAAAAGTTTTGTGTAGGATATGTAGACATCATTAATTCAACAAAGATTTCTGCAAGTATTATACCAGAAAAGGTATCAACATACTACGAGATATTTTTAAATTCAATGGCTAAAATTGTTGGAATGTATGGCGGAAGGGTAATTAAAAATATTGGTGACTGTTTATTATTTTATTTTCCAAATTCAACCCAGTCATCAGAAAAAGGTATGAAAAATTGCTTACAATGCGGAACAAAAATGATAGAGGCTCAACCAATCATTTCAAAAGTGATAAAATCAAAAAAACTTCCAAGTCTAAATTTTAGAATAAGTGCAGACTATGGATCAGTGGTCATTATGAATACAAACACTTCCGATCAAATAGATTTAATCGGACCACCAGTAAATATGTGTGCCAAGATAAATCATTGTGCAGGATACAATGAATTCGTCATTGGTAGTGATTTAGTACAGTATGTCAAAAAATTTGAAGAATACAAATTTCATGAGATAAAGAGTTGTAATATTGGGTTTAGACAATCATATCCTGTTTATCGTGTGAACTAA
- a CDS encoding transcriptional regulator — protein MDSTKTASDFLELASEQRLNILNNLSKKKLNISKLAKLLEATNPEIHRNVGRLSKNGLIIKIPDGNYELTTFGQLVLKLIPSISFLSDNKHFFNTHMLENIEKKFIQRIGSLQNHKKIKGYVKVLEQWKKIHENSEKFIYNILSEVPYSNDIVDVISDRLQNNIYIKSIFLENAIISEDRKKIFEKKQFQKYVIAGVLERKMHSKKILGLLVTDKEAGILFQNKEGDPDLSEMLSSVDEEFREWCLDYFEESWKNSTSFQESKLKE, from the coding sequence ATGGATTCCACAAAAACTGCTAGTGATTTTTTAGAATTGGCAAGTGAACAGCGATTGAATATTTTGAATAATTTATCCAAAAAAAAACTTAACATCTCAAAGTTAGCAAAACTTCTTGAAGCTACAAACCCTGAAATTCATAGAAATGTGGGTAGATTATCTAAGAATGGATTAATCATTAAAATTCCTGATGGGAATTATGAATTAACAACATTTGGTCAATTAGTCTTGAAATTAATTCCCTCCATTTCCTTTCTTTCTGATAACAAGCATTTCTTTAATACACACATGCTTGAAAATATCGAAAAAAAATTCATTCAAAGAATTGGGTCTCTTCAAAACCACAAAAAAATTAAAGGTTATGTTAAGGTATTAGAGCAATGGAAGAAAATCCATGAGAATTCTGAGAAGTTTATTTACAATATTTTATCTGAAGTCCCATATTCTAATGATATTGTTGATGTTATTTCTGATAGACTTCAGAACAATATCTATATTAAATCAATATTTTTGGAAAATGCTATTATTTCAGAAGACAGAAAAAAGATTTTTGAAAAAAAACAATTTCAAAAATATGTTATAGCAGGAGTTCTTGAAAGAAAAATGCATAGCAAAAAAATTTTAGGGTTGCTGGTTACTGACAAAGAGGCGGGAATACTTTTCCAAAATAAAGAAGGAGATCCAGATCTTAGTGAGATGCTATCAAGTGTTGATGAGGAATTCAGGGAATGGTGTTTGGATTATTTTGAAGAATCCTGGAAGAATTCCACAAGTTTTCAAGAATCAAAATTAAAAGAATGA
- a CDS encoding tetratricopeptide repeat protein translates to MVNPKEHWKSKAAELKKERRFEEAVEIFDKLKEITKSEKSEDYWYKKAQYLYEIGEYDQAKDALFKELESNPKNYNSFFLLGQILFELSMYDKSLECLNKASEVHNSQILKNIHKVEQMKNVHKFEEAIVYSDKVKQEHPLGEKYWHLRGMVLFKLKKFENAISCFNSILESNKDNTKILYQLAKAELYAGNTDKSFKILQRICTIEPNNKEKLRLDEDFKIISNDKQFRMIIGPLDI, encoded by the coding sequence ATGGTTAATCCAAAAGAACATTGGAAATCTAAGGCTGCAGAATTAAAAAAAGAACGACGATTTGAAGAGGCTGTTGAGATTTTTGATAAATTGAAAGAAATAACAAAATCTGAAAAATCTGAAGATTATTGGTACAAAAAAGCTCAATATCTTTATGAAATTGGGGAGTATGATCAGGCAAAAGATGCATTGTTTAAAGAATTAGAATCTAATCCAAAAAATTATAACTCATTTTTTCTTTTGGGACAAATTCTCTTTGAATTAAGTATGTATGACAAATCCCTAGAATGTTTGAATAAGGCATCTGAAGTACACAACAGCCAAATTTTAAAAAATATTCACAAAGTTGAACAGATGAAAAATGTTCATAAATTTGAAGAGGCTATAGTCTATTCTGATAAGGTGAAACAAGAGCATCCTTTAGGTGAAAAATACTGGCATCTACGTGGAATGGTATTATTCAAATTAAAAAAATTTGAAAATGCAATATCTTGTTTTAATTCTATATTGGAATCAAATAAAGATAATACAAAAATTCTGTATCAACTAGCTAAAGCAGAGCTTTATGCAGGCAATACAGATAAATCATTTAAAATTTTGCAAAGAATTTGTACAATTGAACCAAACAACAAAGAAAAATTACGATTGGATGAAGATTTTAAAATTATCTCAAATGATAAACAATTTAGAATGATTATAGGTCCATTGGATATTTAA
- a CDS encoding dCMP deaminase family protein — MNGSFERPDWDEYFMLQAELAKLRSNCMTRQVGAVIVRNHRQLATGYNGTPPGIKNCFEGGCKRCQLRIEGKIESGASLDRCLCNHAEANAIMHCAILGIEAGIAGAVMYTTFVPCLECTKMAITIGIKRIVCLDSYPETDYDLLREAGVNIVQLDKGRISRWAKELVTNYKDPV; from the coding sequence ATGAATGGTTCTTTTGAAAGACCTGATTGGGATGAATATTTTATGCTTCAGGCTGAGTTGGCAAAGCTTCGCTCAAACTGCATGACAAGGCAAGTGGGAGCAGTGATTGTTAGAAATCATAGGCAATTAGCAACAGGATATAATGGAACCCCTCCTGGAATTAAAAATTGTTTTGAAGGTGGATGTAAAAGATGTCAATTAAGAATAGAGGGAAAGATAGAATCAGGTGCATCTCTTGATAGATGTCTTTGTAATCATGCAGAAGCAAATGCAATAATGCATTGTGCTATTTTAGGAATTGAGGCAGGAATAGCAGGTGCAGTGATGTATACAACATTTGTCCCATGCCTAGAATGCACAAAAATGGCAATTACAATTGGAATAAAAAGAATTGTTTGTCTTGACTCTTATCCTGAGACAGATTATGATTTGCTAAGAGAAGCAGGAGTAAACATAGTACAGTTAGATAAAGGCAGAATTTCAAGATGGGCAAAAGAACTAGTCACCAATTACAAAGATCCAGTGTAA
- a CDS encoding DNA-directed DNA polymerase I, whose protein sequence is MQVNIEEVKKIETMPPSMLVSATYENNSKSAVLKFYEPKSQKLILWKDETNHKPYCYSRLSPDELDFLQERDDVIEIKTVQKYDLLKDEEIDISKITVEDPLAIGGTAGDKSIRNIIETWESDIKYYENYLYDRKLIVGRYYEVVDGNIRPHDLEISDEVKIALKSLLWDKVDSESMVNEGEFKKYITEWADLLNQPIPKIKRLSLDIEVEAEIGRIPDPKIAEKKVTAIGLKGSNEFDQIFVLKTEGTEEGINELEQNVKITFYDSDKEKEMIQDAFELIKEFPFVVTYNGDEFDLPYLYNRAERLGIKNSENPFYMMRNSATLKKGVHLDLYRTLSNRSFQIYAFSQKYTDFSLNSVSKALLGKEKIDYGLEFDELSLYQTANYCYNDALLTYELTSFNRDLLMDLLVIIARIGRMPIDDIARMGVSQWIRSLLYYEHRRRNCLIPKREELERRSEGVMSDAVIKDKKYRGGLVVEPKEGIHFDVVVMDFASLYPSIIKVRNLSYETVRCVHEECKKNTIPETNHWACTKKNGLTSMIIGSLRDLRVNYYKSLSKKSTLTDDQRQQYTVVSQALKVILNASYGVMGAEIFPLYFLPVAEATTAIGRYTILETIKNCEKTGIEVLYGDTDSLFIKKPNEDQIHKVIEQAKKNHGVDLEIDKVYRYCVLSNRKKNYLGVTTDGKVDVKGLTGKKSHTPPFIKKLFYELLDVLSKVQTIEDFVKAKKDISEKISTCGKKVEAKEIPLKDLTFNVMLSKAPSEYVKTIPQHIRAARQLETIREVKRGDKISFVKILNKPGVKPVEMAKKEEIDSKKYMEFMEATLEQITSSMDLDFDVILGKPKQTGMDQFFWS, encoded by the coding sequence ATGCAAGTAAACATAGAAGAGGTTAAAAAAATTGAAACAATGCCACCGTCAATGTTGGTATCTGCTACATATGAAAACAATTCTAAATCTGCAGTACTCAAATTTTATGAACCAAAATCACAGAAATTAATTTTATGGAAAGACGAGACAAATCACAAACCCTATTGTTATTCAAGACTATCACCAGATGAATTAGACTTTCTTCAAGAAAGAGATGACGTCATAGAAATCAAAACTGTTCAAAAATATGATTTGCTAAAAGATGAGGAGATAGATATATCAAAAATCACAGTAGAAGATCCTTTAGCAATTGGAGGTACTGCAGGAGACAAAAGTATCAGAAACATAATTGAAACATGGGAATCTGACATCAAATATTATGAAAATTATCTTTATGACAGGAAATTAATTGTTGGAAGATATTATGAAGTGGTAGATGGGAATATCCGACCACATGATTTGGAAATTTCCGATGAAGTAAAGATTGCACTGAAAAGTTTGCTGTGGGATAAGGTTGACAGTGAAAGTATGGTAAATGAGGGTGAATTTAAAAAATACATTACAGAATGGGCAGATTTGTTAAATCAACCAATCCCCAAAATTAAAAGACTCAGTCTAGATATTGAAGTTGAAGCAGAGATTGGAAGAATCCCAGATCCAAAAATTGCTGAAAAGAAAGTCACCGCGATTGGATTGAAAGGATCAAATGAGTTTGATCAGATTTTTGTTCTCAAAACAGAGGGAACAGAAGAGGGAATAAACGAACTTGAACAAAATGTCAAAATTACATTCTATGATTCAGATAAAGAAAAAGAAATGATACAAGATGCGTTTGAGTTAATCAAGGAATTTCCATTTGTTGTAACATACAACGGAGATGAATTCGATTTACCATATTTATATAACAGAGCAGAAAGACTTGGAATTAAAAATTCAGAAAATCCATTTTACATGATGAGAAATTCAGCAACACTGAAGAAAGGTGTACATCTTGATTTGTATAGAACACTTTCAAACCGTTCATTTCAAATCTATGCTTTTAGTCAAAAATACACAGACTTTTCATTAAACAGCGTTTCAAAGGCCTTACTTGGAAAAGAAAAAATAGATTATGGTTTAGAGTTTGACGAATTATCCCTCTATCAAACTGCGAATTATTGTTACAATGATGCTCTTTTGACGTATGAACTTACCAGTTTTAATAGAGATTTACTAATGGATTTACTTGTAATCATTGCAAGAATTGGCAGAATGCCAATTGATGATATTGCAAGAATGGGTGTTTCTCAATGGATAAGGAGCCTACTATACTATGAGCACAGAAGAAGAAATTGTCTAATTCCAAAAAGAGAGGAGCTTGAAAGAAGATCAGAAGGAGTGATGTCTGATGCAGTGATAAAAGATAAGAAATACCGAGGAGGTCTAGTTGTTGAACCTAAAGAAGGGATTCATTTTGATGTAGTAGTTATGGATTTTGCAAGTCTATATCCAAGTATCATCAAAGTGAGAAATCTATCTTATGAGACAGTAAGATGTGTTCACGAAGAATGCAAGAAGAATACAATTCCAGAAACAAACCATTGGGCATGTACAAAGAAAAATGGCCTAACCTCAATGATAATTGGTTCACTTAGAGATTTGAGGGTAAACTACTACAAAAGTCTCTCAAAGAAATCAACACTTACAGATGATCAAAGACAGCAATACACAGTAGTAAGCCAAGCACTTAAGGTAATTCTCAATGCCAGTTATGGTGTGATGGGTGCAGAGATATTTCCTTTGTATTTCCTTCCAGTAGCAGAAGCAACAACCGCAATAGGTAGATACACAATCCTAGAGACAATTAAGAATTGTGAAAAAACTGGAATTGAAGTACTCTACGGTGACACAGATTCATTATTTATCAAAAAACCAAATGAAGATCAAATTCACAAAGTAATAGAGCAAGCAAAAAAGAATCACGGAGTAGATTTAGAGATTGACAAAGTGTATAGATATTGTGTATTAAGTAACAGAAAGAAAAACTATCTAGGAGTAACTACAGATGGAAAAGTGGATGTCAAAGGATTAACAGGAAAAAAATCGCATACACCTCCATTTATCAAAAAATTATTTTATGAATTATTGGATGTGTTATCTAAAGTTCAAACAATAGAAGATTTTGTAAAAGCAAAAAAAGACATATCAGAAAAAATTTCAACATGTGGCAAAAAAGTAGAGGCTAAAGAAATACCATTAAAAGACCTGACATTTAATGTGATGTTAAGCAAAGCGCCTTCAGAGTATGTCAAAACAATTCCACAACACATTAGAGCAGCAAGACAGCTTGAAACAATAAGAGAGGTAAAAAGAGGAGACAAGATATCATTTGTCAAAATTCTAAACAAACCAGGTGTAAAGCCAGTAGAGATGGCAAAAAAAGAAGAGATTGATTCAAAAAAATACATGGAGTTTATGGAGGCAACACTAGAACAGATTACATCATCAATGGATTTAGATTTTGATGTAATACTTGGGAAACCAAAACAGACTGGAATGGATCAATTTTTTTGGAGTTAG
- a CDS encoding SemiSWEET family transporter, giving the protein MEVNGMLLTILGISAGVLILTGWVEQIYKGYKTKSMKDISKFLMIFISAGAILWLIYGLIILDVFIIGTNIAAIILMLIVLLMKRRYDEMLQRKQ; this is encoded by the coding sequence ATGGAAGTTAATGGAATGCTACTTACTATATTAGGAATTTCTGCAGGAGTGCTCATCCTAACAGGATGGGTAGAACAAATTTACAAAGGATATAAAACAAAGAGCATGAAAGACATTTCAAAATTCTTAATGATATTCATATCAGCTGGTGCAATTTTATGGCTGATTTATGGATTAATAATTTTAGACGTGTTCATTATTGGGACAAATATTGCAGCAATAATTCTAATGTTGATAGTTCTTTTAATGAAAAGGAGATATGATGAGATGCTGCAAAGAAAACAATAA
- the tpiA gene encoding triose-phosphate isomerase → MFVINCKNYDEIAGEKIIKFVKIAEKISKKYKVKIAISPPQHLIGLVANSSILIFAQHIDDYKVGSTTGYIIPELLKKSKVKGSLINHSEHRISSSEIQKLVLKLKELKMISIVCVKDVTEVKKYSKLNPDYIAIEPPELIGSGKAVSKEKPELIEKAAKAVESAKNNTKLLCGAGIVSGQDVAKALELGSKGILVASGIVKAKDWSKIMSEFAKSMT, encoded by the coding sequence ATGTTTGTAATTAACTGTAAAAATTATGATGAGATTGCAGGAGAAAAGATAATTAAATTTGTAAAGATAGCTGAAAAGATTTCCAAAAAATACAAAGTAAAAATCGCAATATCTCCACCTCAGCATTTAATTGGACTAGTTGCAAATAGTTCAATTCTAATTTTTGCACAACACATTGATGACTATAAGGTTGGAAGCACTACAGGCTATATCATTCCAGAATTGCTAAAAAAGTCCAAAGTTAAAGGATCACTGATCAACCACAGTGAGCACAGAATCTCAAGTAGTGAAATTCAAAAATTGGTTTTGAAATTAAAAGAATTAAAGATGATATCGATTGTTTGTGTAAAAGACGTTACAGAAGTGAAAAAGTATTCAAAATTAAACCCAGATTATATTGCTATAGAGCCCCCAGAATTAATTGGATCTGGTAAAGCAGTGTCCAAAGAAAAACCAGAATTAATTGAAAAAGCTGCTAAGGCAGTAGAAAGTGCAAAAAACAACACGAAATTACTTTGTGGTGCAGGAATTGTATCAGGTCAGGATGTTGCAAAGGCATTAGAGTTAGGATCAAAAGGAATACTAGTAGCAAGTGGGATAGTCAAGGCAAAAGATTGGAGTAAGATAATGTCTGAATTTGCCAAATCAATGACTTGA
- the ppdK gene encoding pyruvate, phosphate dikinase, which yields MKQVYFYDEGDGKNKKLLGGKGAGLCEMTKLKLPVPPGFTITTEVCNRYYENNKKLPKTLMAEVKKNIGKIEKRTGKKWNSKLNPLLVSVRSGAAISMPGMMDTILNLGLNDQTVLGLAEKSNNPRFAWDSYRRFIQLFGKVVFGVDDKKFDDVLNDAKRKQNVEVDSDLNEESLKEIVSQYKQICDNHTGRKFPTDPTEQVELAIKAVFGSWMGERAIVYREKNNITKDIADGTAVNIVSMAFGNMGDDCATGVVFTRSPEDGTRKIYGEYLINAQGEDVVAGVRTGKQIDGMKKEMPESYNQLVKTCERLEKHYKEPQDIEFTIEQGKFYLLQTRNAKMNAVGMVKTSVDMVKEKLIDKNRAITRLQAEQLEQLLHKRIDPEEIKNYTQLAKGIAASPGAASGIAVLDVKRATAMGENGAKVILIREETKPEDVPAFFESVGILTSRGGKTSHAAVVARGMGKPCIVGCSELKIDVDNKQCSVDGKVVREGDSITIDGSTGIVYIGDIPTIEPKVNADFKQILEWAKNAKKIGIRANADTPEGAKLAREFGGQGIGLCRTERMFNGSDRINLFVEMIMAENIEERSKILKKLGELQKSDFIEILQAMEGYEVTIRLLDPPLHEFLPNPEELSEKIRKLESRNETSEANAAKTILKRARDLAEINPMMGHRGVRVGITYPEIYEMQIRAVFEALVELTKKKVKAHPQIMIPQISSVAELNHVKRIYDSVKKEIETTHKMKLKINFGTMIEVVRAALTANELADTAEFFSFGTNDLTQGTFSFSREDVEGKFLPEYMEKELLERNPFQSIDVNGVGSLIKIGIDAGRRVRQGMEIGICGEHGGDPSSIKFCHDAGLSYVSASPHRIPIAIVAAAQAAIEQSKPKSKPKSKPKSKPKSKPKSKPKSKKK from the coding sequence ATGAAACAAGTATATTTTTATGATGAAGGGGATGGTAAAAACAAAAAACTCCTAGGAGGAAAAGGAGCTGGTCTATGTGAGATGACCAAACTAAAATTACCAGTACCGCCAGGATTTACAATTACTACAGAAGTTTGCAATAGATATTATGAAAATAACAAGAAATTGCCAAAAACACTCATGGCAGAGGTAAAAAAGAACATTGGAAAGATTGAAAAAAGAACAGGAAAGAAATGGAATTCAAAATTAAATCCTTTACTAGTATCAGTAAGATCAGGGGCTGCAATTTCTATGCCTGGCATGATGGATACAATATTAAATTTAGGATTAAATGATCAAACCGTATTAGGATTAGCTGAAAAAAGTAACAATCCTAGATTTGCATGGGATTCCTATAGAAGATTTATCCAGTTATTTGGCAAGGTAGTATTTGGAGTAGATGACAAGAAATTTGATGATGTGTTAAATGATGCAAAAAGAAAACAAAATGTTGAAGTTGATAGTGATTTAAACGAAGAATCACTAAAAGAGATAGTTTCACAATATAAACAAATTTGTGACAATCATACAGGTAGGAAATTTCCAACAGACCCAACAGAACAAGTAGAGCTTGCAATTAAAGCAGTATTTGGTAGCTGGATGGGAGAAAGAGCAATTGTTTACAGAGAGAAGAATAACATTACAAAAGACATTGCAGATGGAACCGCAGTAAATATTGTATCAATGGCATTTGGAAATATGGGTGATGATTGTGCTACAGGTGTTGTGTTTACAAGAAGTCCAGAAGATGGAACACGTAAGATCTATGGCGAATATCTGATCAACGCCCAAGGCGAAGACGTAGTGGCCGGAGTAAGAACCGGAAAACAAATTGATGGAATGAAAAAAGAGATGCCGGAATCATATAACCAATTAGTAAAAACATGTGAAAGATTAGAGAAACATTACAAAGAACCGCAAGATATTGAATTTACAATTGAGCAAGGGAAGTTCTATTTGTTACAGACAAGAAATGCAAAGATGAATGCAGTTGGAATGGTAAAAACATCAGTAGATATGGTAAAAGAGAAACTAATTGATAAAAATAGAGCAATTACAAGACTACAGGCAGAGCAATTAGAGCAATTATTACACAAGAGAATTGATCCTGAAGAAATTAAAAATTACACACAATTAGCAAAAGGCATTGCAGCATCACCAGGAGCTGCCAGTGGGATTGCAGTATTGGATGTAAAAAGAGCAACCGCAATGGGAGAAAACGGTGCTAAAGTAATTCTAATCAGAGAGGAGACAAAACCTGAAGATGTTCCAGCATTCTTTGAATCAGTTGGAATTTTAACTAGCAGAGGCGGTAAAACATCTCATGCAGCAGTAGTTGCTAGGGGAATGGGCAAACCATGTATTGTTGGATGTTCTGAATTAAAGATCGATGTAGATAACAAGCAATGTAGTGTAGATGGTAAAGTAGTCAGAGAAGGAGATTCAATTACAATAGATGGGAGCACAGGCATTGTGTATATTGGAGACATTCCAACAATAGAGCCAAAAGTTAATGCAGATTTTAAACAGATTCTAGAATGGGCTAAAAATGCAAAAAAGATTGGAATAAGAGCAAATGCAGATACCCCAGAAGGAGCAAAACTTGCAAGAGAATTTGGAGGTCAAGGAATTGGATTGTGTAGAACAGAGAGAATGTTCAATGGAAGTGACAGAATTAATTTATTTGTAGAAATGATCATGGCTGAGAATATTGAGGAGCGAAGTAAAATTCTCAAGAAACTAGGAGAATTACAAAAGAGTGATTTTATTGAAATTTTACAAGCAATGGAAGGTTATGAGGTCACAATTAGATTATTAGATCCTCCATTACATGAATTCTTACCAAACCCAGAAGAGTTATCAGAAAAAATTCGTAAATTAGAATCAAGAAATGAAACAAGTGAAGCCAATGCAGCAAAAACTATCCTAAAGAGAGCAAGGGATCTTGCAGAAATCAATCCAATGATGGGACATAGAGGAGTCAGAGTTGGAATTACTTATCCTGAAATTTATGAAATGCAAATCCGTGCAGTCTTTGAAGCATTAGTGGAGTTAACAAAGAAAAAGGTAAAGGCCCATCCACAGATCATGATTCCACAGATTAGCAGTGTTGCTGAACTGAACCACGTCAAGAGGATTTATGATTCCGTCAAGAAAGAGATTGAAACTACGCATAAAATGAAACTAAAAATCAATTTTGGAACAATGATCGAAGTTGTTAGAGCAGCACTAACTGCAAACGAACTTGCAGATACTGCAGAATTCTTTAGTTTTGGAACCAATGATTTGACACAGGGGACATTTAGTTTTAGCAGAGAAGATGTTGAAGGGAAATTCCTTCCAGAATATATGGAAAAGGAGTTGTTAGAGAGAAACCCATTCCAATCAATTGATGTTAATGGAGTAGGCAGTTTGATAAAGATAGGAATTGATGCAGGTCGTAGAGTCAGGCAGGGTATGGAAATAGGAATATGTGGAGAGCATGGAGGAGATCCAAGTTCAATAAAATTTTGCCATGACGCAGGTCTTAGTTATGTGAGTGCATCACCACATAGAATCCCCATAGCAATAGTAGCTGCAGCTCAAGCCGCAATTGAACAATCTAAACCAAAATCTAAACCAAAATCTAAACCAAAATCTAAACCAAAATCTAAACCAAAATCTAAACCAAAATCTAAAAAAAAGTAA